The following is a genomic window from Verrucomicrobiia bacterium.
CCCACCGCGCGCGATCTCTCGAACCACCTGATCCTGCGACCGCGATTGATCGCGGTAGCGTCGCGGGCGTGGGTGGAAAAGCATCCCGAGATACGCCAGCCCAAAGACCTGCTGTCCGTGCCTCTCATCCACGAGCGTTACCAGGAAGACTGGCAAAACTGGTTCGATGCGCTCGGCATCAAGAATTGCGGCCACTTGAACGGGCCCCGCGTCGGCGTGTCGACCGCAGTGCTCGAGGCGGTGCACCGGGATCAGGGTCCCGGCCTTTTTCCCGACGTTTTCAACGTGCAAAACATGCGCGGCGGCCTGCTGCAGGTGGTTCCCGATGCGCCCCGCATCGGCGGCTACTATTTCGTCACCAGAAGCGATCGCGAGAATGAGCCGCGCATCGTGCGGCTGCGCGAGTGGCTGACAGAAAATCTCAAGGACGCCTGAGTCCCCTCTGCATTTCCCCCCGAATTCATCACGATTGCCCCGCCCGCAACGGCCGGGGGTGGTGACTTTTTCGTTCGTCCAAGCCCCTTGGTGGAAACTTTTTGAGACCGCCCGGGTGAGAATTTTGTGCCTTACTGACACATCTTCGTGTTGCTAGCATGGTCTTGCTGCAACACGACTGGCGAATGAACTGTTATCGCATTTTCAGAGTTGAGGACGACACGCTTTCGATTCATTCCCGCGGATGTCGTGAGTGCGGCGAGGCTTCCGATAAACCAAATAATCCGTGCGCCCGGCGATTGCCGGAATGCGTAACGGAAAACAATGATTAAAGGTGAATCCATGCGAAAGCTTG
Proteins encoded in this region:
- a CDS encoding LysR substrate-binding domain-containing protein, whose translation is PRLGSLQEALPGVAISLLPTEQTPSFFDNEVDAVVRYGCPTARDLSNHLILRPRLIAVASRAWVEKHPEIRQPKDLLSVPLIHERYQEDWQNWFDALGIKNCGHLNGPRVGVSTAVLEAVHRDQGPGLFPDVFNVQNMRGGLLQVVPDAPRIGGYYFVTRSDRENEPRIVRLREWLTENLKDA